In the genome of Bos indicus x Bos taurus breed Angus x Brahman F1 hybrid unplaced genomic scaffold, Bos_hybrid_MaternalHap_v2.0 tig00000106_arrow_arrow_obj, whole genome shotgun sequence, one region contains:
- the LOC113888572 gene encoding LOW QUALITY PROTEIN: leucine-rich repeat and IQ domain-containing protein 4-like (The sequence of the model RefSeq protein was modified relative to this genomic sequence to represent the inferred CDS: inserted 1 base in 1 codon; deleted 2 bases in 2 codons), whose translation MSSDSEKYEHSSRIQQKSDPQQVSDRIFFIDASNQSLLTIPEDILALRELEEVHLENNLIAEIPKDIQHLXKIRVLYLNKNKLKNLCPEMGRLSNLEGLDLSDNPLEASSLPVLSGIRQLRELRLYRTDLADIPVVICKLLHHLELLGLAGNHLKSLPKEIVNQTKLREIHLKHNQFAAFPLELCDLYNLEIIDLDKNKLTVIPEEIGNLTKLKKFYVSYNSLAVLPESLGRCTRLSVLDVSYNRLHALPHTLGELSQMTEVGLSGNHLEKIPRLLCRWTSLFLLYLHNTGLRVLRRSFRRLVNLQFLDLSQNFLEHCPLQICSLKNLEVLALDDNKICQLPSDFGSLSKLKILGLTGNQFSSFPKEILSLASLEKLYIGQDEGAKLTHLPECIKRLQNLKELYIENNHLEYLPVSLGSMPNLEILDCHCNLIKQLPDAICQAQALKELRFEDNLITYLPENLDSLVNLEVLTLTGNPMEEPPMSVCAKGTEAVWEYLRERRNMKELATKIQAWWRGMMVRKGLGRFEELLKLQKKGRNSPKDKKGKKDVKGKPVKKNK comes from the exons ATGTCAAGTGACAGCGAAAAATATGAACATTCGTCTAGAATTCAGCAGAAAAGTGATCCACAGCAGGTCTCTGATAGGATATTTTTCATTGACGCT TCGAATCAGAGCTTGCTTACTATTCCAGAAGACATTTTAGCATTAAGAGAATTAGAGGAAGTGCATTTGGAAAACAACCTGATTGCAGAAATCCCCAAGGATATTCAGCATT GGAAGATCAGGGTTCTCTACCTGAACAAGAACAAGCTGAAGAATCTATGCCCGGAGATGGGAAGGCTGAGCAACCTAGAGGGCCTGGACCTGAGCGACAACCCGCTAGAAGCCTCGTCCCTGCCGGTGCTTAGCGGCATCCGCCAGCTCCGCGAGCTCCGCCTCTACCGCACCGACCTAGCGGACATCCCCGTTGTCATCTGCAaactccttcaccatctc gagCTGCTCGGACTGGCCGGAAACCACCTGAAATCTCTGCCCAAGGAAATAGTGAACCAGACCAAACTGAGGGAGATCCACCTGAAGCATAACCAATTTGCAGCGTTCCCTCTGGAGCTGTGTGATCTCTACAACCTGGAGATCATCGACCTGGATAAGAACAAGCTCACGGTCATCCCGGAAGAGATTGGGAACCTGACGAAGCTGAAGAAGTTCTACGTGTCCTACAACAGCCTGGCTGTTCTCCCGGAGTCGCTGGGCCGGTGCACCAGGCTGTCGGTGCTGGACGTCTCTTACAACCGCCTCCACGCCCTCCCGCACACCCTGGGCGAGCTCTCGCAGATGACGGAGGTGGGGCTGAGTGGGAACCACCTGGAAAAGATCCCGCGCCTCCTCTGCAGGTGGACCTCGCTCTTCCTGCTCTACCTGCATAACACCGGCCTGCGGGTGCTGCGCCGCTCCTTCCGGCGCCTGGTTAACCTGCAATTTCTCGACCTCAGCCAGAACTTTCTGGAACATTGTCCGTTGCAGATCTGTTCGCTAAAGAACCTGGAAGTCTTGGCCCTGGATGATAATAAAATATGCCAG TTACCTTCAGACTTCGGTTCACTTTCAAAACTGAAGATTCTTGGACTAACGGGAAATCAGTTCTCTTCATTTCCAAAAGAGATCCTTTCTTTAGCGTCTTTAGAGAAATTATACATTGGCCAAGATGAGGGAGCCAAGCTTACCCATCTGCCAGAATGCATTAAGAGACTACAG AATCTTAAAGAGCTGTATATTGAGAACAATCATCTCGAATACCTGCCTGTATCCTTGGGATCAATGCCTAACTTGGAAATTCTTGATTGCCACTGCAATCTAATTAAGCAACTCCCAGATGCTATTTGCCAAGCACAAG cttTGAAAGAATTACGGTTCGAGGACAACTTGATCACTTATCTTCCAGAGAATTTGGATAGTCTAGTGAATCTAGAAGTTCTGACACTAACGGGCAACCCCATGGAAGAACCCCCAATGTCGGTGTGTGCCAAAGGCACTGAAGCTGTGTGGGAATACCttagagaaaggagaaatatGAAAGAATTGGCAACAAAG